Proteins co-encoded in one Micropterus dolomieu isolate WLL.071019.BEF.003 ecotype Adirondacks linkage group LG19, ASM2129224v1, whole genome shotgun sequence genomic window:
- the zgc:110843 gene encoding CDGSH iron-sulfur domain-containing protein 1, whose product MTTQSLPALSSSGFRFSKEHLVVAVPVAVVAAVGGFLVSHYLRGRSCKKGQVNTSISKDSPKVVHSFDMEDIGTKAVYCRCWKSKKFPFCDGAHTKHNEETGDNVGPLIIKKKDA is encoded by the exons ATGACAACCCAAAGTTTGCCCGCACTGTCCAGCTCAGGATTCCGATTTTCTAAAG aGCATTTGGTGGTCGCAGTGCCGGTCGCAGTGGTTGCAGCTGTCGGAGGTTTCCTGGTCAGCCATTACCTGAGAGGGCGGAGCTGTAAAAAGGGCCAGGTAAACACGTCCATCAGTAAAGATAGTCCCAAAGTGGTCCACAGCTTCGACATGGAGGACATCGGCACCAAGGCTGTGTACTGCCGCTGCTGGAAGTCAAAGAAG TTCCCTTTCTGCGACGGAGCCCACACCAAACACAACGAGGAAACTGGGGACAACGTTGGGCCACTCATCATCAAAAAGAAAGACGCTTAA
- the ube2d2 gene encoding ubiquitin-conjugating enzyme E2 D2 isoform X2 gives MFHWQATIMGPNDSPYQSGVFFLTIHFPTDYPFKPPKVAFTTRIYHPNINSNGSICLDILRSQWSPALTISKVLLSICSLLCDPNPDDPLVPEIARIYKTDREKYNKIAREWTQKYAM, from the exons A tgtttcactgGCAAGCCACAATAATGGGACCT AATGACAGTCCTTACCAGAGCGGGGTTTTCTTCTTGACCATACACTTCCCCACAGACTACCCCTTCAAACCGCCAAAG gTCGCATTTACCACAAGAATCTACCACCCAAATATCAACAGCAACGGCAGCATTTGTCTTGACATTCTGCGATCACAGTGGTCTCCAGCTCTCACCATCTCCAAAG TCCTCCTGTCCATCTGCTCTCTGCTGTGCGACCCAAACCCGGATGACCCCTTAGTACCCGAGATCGCCCGCATCTACAAGACGGACAGGGAAAA GTACAACAAAATAGCTCGGGAATGGACACAAAAGTATGCAATGTAG
- the ube2d2 gene encoding ubiquitin-conjugating enzyme E2 D2 isoform X1: MALKRIHKELNDLARDPPAQCSAGPVGDDMFHWQATIMGPNDSPYQSGVFFLTIHFPTDYPFKPPKVAFTTRIYHPNINSNGSICLDILRSQWSPALTISKVLLSICSLLCDPNPDDPLVPEIARIYKTDREKYNKIAREWTQKYAM, encoded by the exons ATGGCTCTGAAAAGAATTCACAAG GAGTTGAACGACTTGGCACGGGACCCACCAGCCCAGTGTTCTGCAGGACCAGTAGGAGATGACA tgtttcactgGCAAGCCACAATAATGGGACCT AATGACAGTCCTTACCAGAGCGGGGTTTTCTTCTTGACCATACACTTCCCCACAGACTACCCCTTCAAACCGCCAAAG gTCGCATTTACCACAAGAATCTACCACCCAAATATCAACAGCAACGGCAGCATTTGTCTTGACATTCTGCGATCACAGTGGTCTCCAGCTCTCACCATCTCCAAAG TCCTCCTGTCCATCTGCTCTCTGCTGTGCGACCCAAACCCGGATGACCCCTTAGTACCCGAGATCGCCCGCATCTACAAGACGGACAGGGAAAA GTACAACAAAATAGCTCGGGAATGGACACAAAAGTATGCAATGTAG
- the sting1 gene encoding stimulator of interferon genes protein — SDFDSVVGVQGPSEVEVSDICERRKMNVAHGLAWSFYLGYLRLVLPHLEDSITAFHATHQASSPFRSRGSRKLLILIPLNANISHKLEDEDDNIHFYDNLPNNEINRAGVRGRVYKHSVYRVLDGDGKAHECVVEYATPLLTLYSMSQESSAGFGEPERRQQVLLFYRTLQDILDHSLECRNRYTLILLKDEQEDDPHFLSKAILRHLQQQEKEEFCLTPPPHQETEHPLSSTPSSLPINNYWHHPDPMSREPTLMFSLERPLPLKEPVENTDDYQGRQ, encoded by the exons tctgattttgattctgtGGTTGGTGTGCAGGGCCCGTCAGAGGTGGAGGTGTCAGACATCTGCGAGCGGAGAAAGATGAACGTGGCCCACGGCTTGGCCTGGTCCTTTTACCTGGGCTATCTGCGACTCGTGCTACCGC ATTTGGAGGATTCCATCACAGCATTTCATGCCACCCATCAGGCCAGCAGCCCCTTCAGGAGTCGTGGCTCCAGGAAGCTCCTTATTCTCATACCTCTCAACGCCAACATTTCTCACAAGCTGGAGGACGAGGACGACAACATCCATTTCTATGACAACTTACCcaacaatgaaataaacaggGCGGGAGTCCGGGGGCGGGTCTACAAGCACAGCGTCTACAGAGTACTGGACGGGGATGGAAAG GCCCATGAGTGTGTGGTGGAGTATGCAACGCCTCTGCTAACGCTTTACAGCATGTCCCAGGAGAGCAGCGCTGGTTTCGGGGAGCCTGAGCGCAGACAGCAGGTTCTGCTCTTCTACAGGACCCTGCAGGACATACTGGATCACTCGCTGGAGTGTCGCAACCGCTACACACTCATCCTGCTCAAAG ATGAGCAAGAGGACGACCCTCACTTCCTGTCCAAGGCCATCCTCAGacacctgcagcagcaggagaaagAGGAGTTCTGCCTCACCCCACCCCCTCACCAGGAGACGGAGCACCCGTTGTCGAGTACTCCAAGTTCCCTCCCCATAAACAATTACTGGCACCACCCCGACCCAATGAGCAGGGAGCCCACGCTCATGTTTAGCCTGGAGAGACCTCTGCCTCTCAAAGAACCTGTTGAGAACACCGACGATTATCAAGGAAGACAATAA